The Procambarus clarkii isolate CNS0578487 chromosome 91, FALCON_Pclarkii_2.0, whole genome shotgun sequence genome includes a region encoding these proteins:
- the LOC123773893 gene encoding GTP-binding protein 2: protein MSQEGENDAEIISLFGPDEPQQSHKNNRNDKRIKKQKKKQRRRNGSASPEQTGEDTMDTFLGLFDPTVENETTQDIDELNGNVNHGDVQYKGRRGTLGGVRRGPSVAILPDQLPSEPQEGNIEYKLKLVNPNHERFKRLVSQMQWRLREGLGEAIYEIGVEDSGVLLGLTQEELEASMKTLRRMAKQLGASLTVIREKTISGHNGQTRKAAEVLVRKVPDDQYSIELRIAVLGNSDVGKSTLLGVLTRGELDNGRGCARLNVFRHRHEVCSGKTSSISLQLMGFDSQGNVIDQTCTRSRDYDDEDICSQSIKIINFIDLAGDQKYLKTTVFGLSGYSPHYAVLVVSAFSGVAPMTEEHLSLARALDVPIVIVITKTDLASPQQIQRAINDLKQFLTQPGYKRVPLIIENEDDAITAGSNQLDNNIVPIFCASSVTGDGLVLLKKFLFVLPPRMSNKEREKLEQEPSEFQIDEVFHVDRSIVVGGLLTKGVIMQGATLLLGPMDNCSFVSVTVGSIHRNKVPCRVVCAGQSASLSLRGPGLSLRKGMKLMSTEARPRACFYFQARTQVLHHSSSICRGFQATVHIGNVRQTAVVEGILGSRGLHTNDRGSVIFRFLRQPELVQNGARLLFRQGSTKGIGKVIQVFEEEPDNVDHYIGLAR from the exons ATGTCGCAAGAGGGAGAGAACGATGCAGAAATTATCAGTCTGTTTGGTCCTGACGAGCCACAACAGTCCCACAAGAACAACAGGAACGACAAGAGAATTAAGAAACAGAAGAAGAAACAGCGAAGGAGAAATGGTTCTGCGAGTCCAGAGCAGACTGgagag GACACAATGGATACCTTTCTCGGCTTATTTGATCCGACCGTGGAAAACGAGACAACACAAGATATTGATGAACTAAATGGAAATGTGAATCACGGCGATGTGCAGTACAAGGGGCGTAGAGGCACCCTGGGTGGGGTCCGACGAGGTCCAAGCGTAGCCATACTTCCTGACCAGCTGCCCTCGGAGCCACAGGAGGGAAATATTGAATACAAGTTAAAGCTTGTCAATCCAAATCATGAGAGATTTAAGAGACTTGTATCACAG ATGCAGTGGAGATTACGCGAAGGGCTAGGTGAAGCTATATATGAAATTGGAGTTGAGGATTCTGGGGTTCTACTTGGTCTAACACAAGAGGAACTGGAAGCTTCAATGAAAACGTTACGCCGCATGGCTAAACAACTTGGGGCGTCACTAACAGTTATACGCGAAAAAACCATATCGGGCCACAATGGGCAGACACGCAAAGCTGCAGAAGTTCTAGTCAGAAAA GTACCTGATGATCAGTATAGCATAGAGTTAAGGATAGCAGTACTTGGCAATTCTGATGTAGGCAAATCTACACTGCTAGGAGTGTTGACCCGGGGGGAACTGGACAACGGAAGAGGTTGTGCCAGGCTCAATGTTTTTCGTCACCGACATGAGGTCTGTTCGGGAAAGACCTCCTCTATATCTCTGCAGTTGATGGGATTCGACTCTCAG GGCAATGTGATTGACCAGACGTGTACTAGAAGTCGGGATTATGATGACGAAGACATCTGCAGTcagtcaatcaaaataataaactTTATAGATCTTGCTGGAGACCAGAAATATTTGAAAACAACTGTGTTTGGACTGTCGGGCTATTCTCCACATTATGCTGTTTTGGTAGTAAG TGCATTTTCTGGTGTGGCTCCAATGACTGAGGAACACCTCAGCCTCGCTCGGGCCTTAGATGTGCCCATTGTTATTGTTATCACCAAGACGGATCTAGCATCACCTCAACAGATTCAGAGAGCAATTAATGATCTCAAGCAATTCCTCACACAACCAGGGTATAAACGG GTGCCCCTTATAATTGAAAATGAGGATGATGCTATTACAGCAGGCAGCAATCAGCTGGACAATAACATTGTGCCCATATTTTGTGCCTCAAGTGTCACTGGGGATGGATTAGTACTTCTCAAAAAATTCTTGTTTGTTCTGCCACCAAGGATGAGCAACAAAGAGCGTGAGAAACTGGAACAA GAACCATCAGAGTTTCAGATAGATGAAGTATTCCATGTGGACCGCAGCATAGTTGTAGGAGGCTTGCTCACTAAAGGTGTCATCATGCAGGGAGCAACATTGCTACTTG GGCCAATGGACAACTGCAGCTTTGTGTCAGTAACTGTTGGGTCGATCCACCGAAACAAAGTTCCCTGCAGAGTGGTGTGTGCTGGCCAGTCGGCGTCACTGtcactgaggggaccaggtttgaGTTTACGCAAAGGAATGAAACTGATGAGCACCGAAGCCAGGCCCAGAGCATGCTTTTATTTTCAG GCAAGAACTCAAGTTCTCCATCACTCAAGCAGTATATGTCGTGGGTTCCAAGCTACCGTCCATATAGGAAATGTTCGACAGACAGCTGTAGTTGAGGGAATTCTGGGATCCCGAGGATTGCATACAAACGATCGTGGCTCGGTGATATTCCGCTTCCTCCGGCAACCTGAATTGGTCCAAAATGGAGCAAGACTTCTCTTCCGGCAAGGATCAACAAAAGGAATAGGGAAGGTAATTCAAGTATTTGAAGAAGAGCCAGATAATGTTGATCATTATATTGGCCTTGCAAGATAA